The ANME-2 cluster archaeon DNA window AACTGGTGGACCTGGCTGACAGGTCAGGTATCAGCAGTCGTATATTCAATGCATCGATACCAGGGAATGTTCGTGCATTCCTGGATGGTGTGACACTTGGTACACTTATACAAAAGGATAAGTGAGTTCTTAACAATAATGGTAAGGGAAACATGAGTACATCAAACAGAAAGATCGAACATCTTGAATTATGTGCCAACCGGAATGTGGAAGCAAACAGGGATGAGCACAATTTCAGGCGCACAGGGTTCGAGGAAATTACACTTGTACACAATGCACTGCCAGGGATCAACAAGCAGGAGATAGATACTTCTGTTGAGTTTTTGGGTCAAAGGTTAGCATTCCCCTTATTGATCGCTTCCATGACCGGAGGCCATCCCGATACTGCGAAGGTGAACGAGGCACTGGCACTTGCTGCACAGGAAATGGGAATCGGCATTGGTGTAGGCAGCCAGAGGGCTGCCATCGAAGACCCGGTACAGGAGGATTCGTTCAGAATAGTGAGGGACACTGCACCCGATGCTTTTGTTTACGGAAATATAGGCTTGCCCCAGCTTAAAGAATATGGGGTCGAGGGGGTCAGGCAGGCTGCCGAAATGATAGATGCAGATGCCATGGCCATACACCTGAACTTCCTGCAGGAGGCAATCCAGCCCGAAGGTAATACAGATGCAAGAGGAGGGTTTGGCCTTATTAAACAGGTATGTGACGACCTTACGATACCTGTGATAGCCAAGGAGACGGGAGCAGGTATCAGCTGCGAGGTTGCGCAACAGTTGTGCGATGCCGGTGTGTCTGCCATAGATGTAGGGGGCCTGGGCGGTACAACATGGGCTGGTGTGGAGGTCTACAGGTCCAGGCAGCAGTCCGATACTAAAAGCGAAGAACTGGGTAACCTGTTCTGGGACTGGGGTATACCCACAGCCATTAGTGTGATAGAGAGTAACATTCCAGTGCCGGTTATCGCAACCGGAGGAATACGTACAGGAGTAGATATGGCGAAATCCCTGGCAATAGGTGCCAGTGTGTGTGCTACAGCACTGCCGCTGGTAGTACCGGCGT harbors:
- a CDS encoding type 2 isopentenyl-diphosphate Delta-isomerase, which translates into the protein MSTSNRKIEHLELCANRNVEANRDEHNFRRTGFEEITLVHNALPGINKQEIDTSVEFLGQRLAFPLLIASMTGGHPDTAKVNEALALAAQEMGIGIGVGSQRAAIEDPVQEDSFRIVRDTAPDAFVYGNIGLPQLKEYGVEGVRQAAEMIDADAMAIHLNFLQEAIQPEGNTDARGGFGLIKQVCDDLTIPVIAKETGAGISCEVAQQLCDAGVSAIDVGGLGGTTWAGVEVYRSRQQSDTKSEELGNLFWDWGIPTAISVIESNIPVPVIATGGIRTGVDMAKSLAIGASVCATALPLVVPALNGPEDVKARLGLFLQELKTAMFLTGSATIEELMQSQVVITGKTKEYLNERGFDTTRFACR